The following DNA comes from Archaeoglobaceae archaeon.
TGTCCATTTAAATCTTCAGCAGTTCCGTCATCGGTAAGGTCGACAGAATAGATTATCTTTGGCGTTCCATCTTCAAAGTAAAAATCCCCATGGCTCGAGTTTATTCCTGTGTCGAGTATTGCAATTTTAACGCCAGAACCGTTGTATCCAAGGTTCCAGACTTCGGTCGCATTTATCAGCGGAACGCTTTCGCTGAGCAAAGCCCTTACTTTTCTATCCAGCCATACCTTCTTTACTCCATCGATCGAAAGCAGTTTTCTGAAATCATCCCCCTTCTTCACTTCCAGAGAGATTGCGGGAATTATTTCGAACTTCTTTGCCTTTCCAAGCGATTTTGCAACTCCCTCAACATTTCCCATCTTCTCCTTCTCCGCCACAACTATTACAGGAATCCTTTCAGAATCTGCGTAGCCCTCTTTTATCAAAGCCTCAACGTTGAAAAGCTTTTCATCCACTTTCCTCAAATCCACATCTCTGGGAATCGCGAGCCTTTCCATGACTTTAACGTTCTCATCAGCAGATAAAACAAAGATTTCCGCCTTATCTGTGATCCCGACTTCGACTTTTTCACCCGTTGGAAGTTTTACTATCTTTTTCTCTCTAACTTTCTCTGAAAGTGTTCCTATCTTATCCGCATTTTTTCCTTTAGCATGTGCAAATCAGTTTTTTGCAACTTCGAAAGTTTGTCTGAAAGAAAATCTCTGTGTATTGGAATTCCAATTTTTTCAAAACCCACCGGAGTTTTCTGCGGACTCTCTGCAATTGCTTCTACAGTGAAAATCGCCAAAACAAATGCAAACAGAATGCATAGGCGAAGTGGATTCACAATTCCACCCCTCCATTATTATGTCATTGCTTAATGCTCCATCATATATCAATCTTTCTTAGTTGTTTTCAAAAATTCACAAAAATGGATTGAGACTCTAAAGGAAAAGCTTCCTCAGATTTAAAGCGAAATCAAACCCATCCTAAACATATCATCGCTCGTGAAAACCTCAACTCCCGCTTTTCTAAGAGCTTTCACGGTCTCGAGTGTATCCTCTATAAGTCTAAGCATTTCTTCCTTCTCCTCTGGAATTCTGCCATGAACTCCTGTAAAAATTGGTCCACGCTCCGTAAAAAGATAATTGGAAACGTGGTCGCATGTGAAGTAAGTATCAACTTTTATCCCCTCAATCAGGTTTTTGAGTTCCAGAAGCTGTTCCTCAGCGTTAAGCGGTTTAACAAGTCCTTCCATATCGGGATTTGTTATCGTCAGATTTCTTATTCTGACAAAAGTTGGCTTTGCCTCGTTTATAACCCTTGCAGTGTTCTTCGCATGCCTTTCGCTTCTCTCCGCTCCGCCAAGTCCAGTTATTACATAATAAGTGGTCTCAAAGAATTTGCCCGCTTTCTTTCCCGCTTTAATCGCATCCTCAGCTGTTATTCCTTTCTGAACAAGTCCAAGAATTTCGTCATCACCGCTTTCAAGACCCATATGCAGTCTCGTAAGCCCAGCAGATTTCAGATCTTCCAACTTTTCCTCTTGCATGTTCGCTATAGTCTTTATCCTTGCATAAGCGGTAACCCTTTCTACTTCTGGTCTCTTGGCTTTCAAATAGCGAATGATTTCAGCGATGTCCTTATGAATCAGCGGATTTGAGTCGCCAAGGAATGCGGACTTTGATTTCGGAAAATACTTTGGAATTTCGTCAATGTCTCTAAGAATTTCCTCCTTCGCCCTTTGCTCAAATTTTATGGCTTTATACATCGAGCAAAATACGCATCGATTCCAGTTGCAACCTCTAACAACTCTAATCAGATAGCTAAAAGCTTCACTTGGCGGTCGAAATGGCGGGAGCTCCATATCACTTCCTCAGGCTAAATCTCTTGAAATGTAAGTTTGCCAATGCCTGAAGCCATAGCTTCGCCTCTTCGCTGACAAGATCGCTTAGTTCTTCTTTGGTATTGCTTACAAAACCCTGAAACTCACCAAAAGCGTAGAATTCGATTCGATCTCTTGTTATAACTACTTTTAGGGGGTCGTCTTCGATAATTAGGGCTTTACCTTCTTTCCTGAGAACCCTACCAAGCTCATCAAATGAGGCAAGGATCTTGGATGCATATTCTGTAAGCATAACAATAGAATTCAACGTAAGCAAAAAACTTTTTGCACTTTTAGCCATGCTGACAAGTATCAAAAAATTTAAATAGTTGTAGAAGAGTGATATGGGTTGGAAACTCGTTCTCGCTGTTCTGGTCGCAATCCTCATGCTCGCGGTGGCAATTCCGATTTTTGTTGATGTTTCTGCACAGCCACCTGAAGCAGTTTGAATTGAAAACATAGACATGAAGTTTTAAATGTAAATGGAGAGACCGATGCAGAAATCCTGACAAAGATCTACAAGTCCACCACGAATTTACTTCTAAAAGAAACTTTGATCAAAGAGGGTTTTGAATGAAAGTGCAGAAGTGAGACTGAGATCTATCTGGAAAGCACGAGCCACTACAGCAACGTTATTTTCATTTAAAGGCGGTTCAATTCGAATCTGGAATTCTTGCTTATGAAGGCTGGTTTTCGAAGACTCTGGAGATTGGAAAGACAGAAATTGTTGAGTTCAATTTCACAGTTCCCAAGGATTACAACTATTTGATAAAAATCGAGGCTTGGAGGGGTGGATCACTTCTTAAAAGCTGGATTAAAACTCTGAATCTCGCTCCGACGAAAAAGATACCAGAAGACCTCAAAGAAGAGAGATTTCTGATTCCCTGAGAGATTCCAGTTCCTACACCGTTCGCCCTCCAATCTACAGAAACATGCTCAATATGGCAATTCTCGTGCTCTCAATTTATGCTCTGACTACTGAAAAAATAAGGCTCAGGCTTTTTAGTTGTCTTTAATGTTTTCTCCAAACATAATGTCAGAATTTTGATTGAGATTTAAAAGTTGCTCCTTCAAGAAATCGGAAAATTTTTATATACTACTCTTTACAACATAGATTAAAATGCAGTCCCTACTAATGAATACCGTTATAA
Coding sequences within:
- a CDS encoding radical SAM protein, which translates into the protein MELPPFRPPSEAFSYLIRVVRGCNWNRCVFCSMYKAIKFEQRAKEEILRDIDEIPKYFPKSKSAFLGDSNPLIHKDIAEIIRYLKAKRPEVERVTAYARIKTIANMQEEKLEDLKSAGLTRLHMGLESGDDEILGLVQKGITAEDAIKAGKKAGKFFETTYYVITGLGGAERSERHAKNTARVINEAKPTFVRIRNLTITNPDMEGLVKPLNAEEQLLELKNLIEGIKVDTYFTCDHVSNYLFTERGPIFTGVHGRIPEEKEEMLRLIEDTLETVKALRKAGVEVFTSDDMFRMGLISL